One Kaistella polysaccharea DNA segment encodes these proteins:
- a CDS encoding endonuclease/exonuclease/phosphatase family protein, translated as MLFVFYFLSAISITASILPFIRNQHWIFRVWEFGRVQIVVLQVATLLLGFLFLQDISVIFWSVLVVHLGLIINHVIILIPYTTLYKRNTARNNTIDSNPISIISVNVYQFNEHYEKLINLVEEVQPDILLTMESDQNWENALTQIEDDYPNFKKVPLENTYGIHFYTKLKVDYIKVNYLIADDLPSIEASLFSENGMKFTFFGVHPPPPSPTEEDTAKERDGELLAVGKKVKEIQGPVIVVGDFNNVAWARSSILFRKTSELIDPRIGRGFVSTYHAKYKLLRFPIDLFFHSTDIFIEDFKTLRNIGSDHLPLFCSFFINTKNEVQKEDVETLEEEEEETVEEIIENGIEEESDRPAVAKEY; from the coding sequence ATGCTATTTGTATTTTACTTTTTATCCGCGATATCTATTACGGCAAGTATTCTCCCTTTCATCCGGAATCAGCACTGGATCTTTCGGGTCTGGGAGTTTGGTCGGGTTCAGATAGTCGTCCTTCAAGTTGCCACCCTCCTTTTAGGATTTCTTTTCTTACAGGATATAAGCGTTATTTTTTGGAGTGTTTTAGTGGTTCATCTAGGTCTTATCATCAATCACGTCATCATTTTAATTCCTTATACGACACTATACAAACGAAATACGGCCCGAAACAATACGATAGATTCTAATCCTATTTCTATTATTTCCGTTAATGTTTATCAGTTTAATGAGCATTACGAGAAACTGATTAATCTAGTGGAAGAAGTGCAGCCAGATATTTTACTAACGATGGAATCGGATCAAAATTGGGAAAATGCCTTGACACAAATCGAAGACGATTATCCAAATTTTAAAAAAGTCCCCTTAGAAAATACGTACGGAATTCACTTTTATACCAAACTAAAAGTTGATTATATAAAAGTGAATTACCTCATCGCAGATGATTTACCAAGTATTGAAGCGTCTCTCTTTAGTGAAAACGGCATGAAATTCACTTTTTTTGGCGTTCATCCGCCGCCGCCAAGTCCGACAGAAGAAGATACTGCCAAGGAAAGAGATGGCGAGCTACTGGCGGTTGGTAAAAAAGTGAAAGAAATACAGGGACCAGTTATCGTAGTTGGAGATTTTAACAATGTAGCCTGGGCGCGGTCTTCTATCCTTTTTAGAAAAACCTCAGAGTTGATAGACCCTAGAATCGGACGGGGATTTGTCTCTACCTACCACGCAAAATATAAATTATTGAGGTTCCCAATCGATCTTTTTTTCCACTCTACAGATATTTTTATTGAAGACTTTAAAACTTTACGAAATATAGGAAGTGATCATTTACCACTGTTCTGCAGTTTCTTTATCAATACCAAAAATGAAGTTCAGAAGGAGGATGTAGAAACGCTGGAAGAAGAAGAAGAAGAAACAGTTGAAGAAATTATAGAAAACGGAATCGAAGAAGAAAGCGACAGGCCTGCTGTTGCCAAAGAATATTAG
- a CDS encoding sterol desaturase family protein: MITIIMGEIIGYILIFFAILLIRYFATAGMFYAYYLRVKNNKTSKKILSQRPLKKEQVKKEIYWSIISSAIFAFFGAITYWLWLNDMTAVYLDPSKYGYWYLPFSLVIVLLIHETYYYWLHRAMHIPKIYKVVHKIHHNSLSSTPWTAFSFHPWESVIEALILPLILLVLPVNIYVLLFYLLFMTFSSLVNHLDIEIYPAYFRKSSFGKLWIDATHHHYHHKEFNTNYGLYFTFWDKLMGTESRKME; the protein is encoded by the coding sequence TTGATCACGATCATAATGGGAGAAATCATTGGTTATATCTTAATATTTTTTGCAATTCTACTCATTCGTTATTTTGCGACTGCAGGAATGTTTTATGCCTATTATCTACGAGTGAAGAATAACAAAACTTCAAAGAAAATATTAAGTCAACGCCCACTTAAAAAAGAGCAGGTAAAAAAAGAAATTTATTGGAGCATTATTTCTTCAGCTATTTTTGCTTTTTTTGGCGCCATAACATATTGGCTTTGGCTAAACGATATGACGGCTGTTTATTTAGATCCCTCAAAATATGGCTATTGGTATTTACCATTCAGTTTGGTAATCGTTTTATTAATTCACGAAACCTACTATTATTGGCTTCATCGCGCCATGCACATCCCGAAAATTTACAAAGTTGTGCACAAAATTCATCATAACAGTCTGAGCAGCACGCCCTGGACTGCTTTTTCTTTTCATCCGTGGGAAAGTGTTATTGAAGCACTAATTCTTCCTCTAATCTTATTGGTTTTGCCGGTAAATATTTATGTTCTACTTTTCTATCTATTGTTTATGACGTTTAGCAGTTTAGTCAATCACCTAGATATTGAAATTTATCCTGCGTATTTTAGAAAAAGTAGTTTTGGGAAATTATGGATTGACGCTACCCACCACCATTATCATCACAAAGAATTCAATACCAATTACGGCCTGTATTTTACATTTTGGGATAAATTAATGGGTACGGAAAGTCGCAAAATGGAATGA
- a CDS encoding M13 family metallopeptidase — MKHAVLLFVTLFTMVSCTRPATPDKKFVEITGVDFSLKPGDNFYKYANGKWYDSVTIPASQAGVGAYMFMNYPQRMRLQGILDSVSRGQHQEGSIEQKVGDFYAAGMDTATINKRGFEPIKPTLSTIEAIRDVPSLMDFVANQMKVDNGFIMAFGVGPDDKNSNMNIAHASQTGLGLPDRDYYFKTDESTVAIQNAYKKYLSTLFQLTGSNQVEAKKDADIVYDIDKQLAASHRTRVERRDVIANYNMMAVKDLDKTQPNIGWARFLENLGAETDSIDIGQPAYYVKLNDLLKSIPINHWKLYLRANAIAGYSANLSQPFVDAAFDFSKVLSGQAVQKSRGEIMASAVDNYLGEALGQLYVKKYFPESAKKRMLDLVNNVQKAYAVRIDNLDWMSASTKQKAKEKLFAMTKKIGYPDKWKDYSNVRIGRDSYFENLVSASAAGYQRELAKLGKPVDHSEWFTTPSTVTAYNNPSANEIVFPAGILQSPYFDNDADDALNYGGIGMVIGHEITHTFDDQGAQYDKDGNVKNWWTKDDYAQFKSRIQQVIDQYSTFTVLDGLHVKGDMTVGENTADIAGIAVAYDAFKMTKEGQDSTKVGNFTPDQRFFLSIARIWKVKMKDEFLRLWINNNPHSPPIWRVNGPLMNTTPFYKAFDVKAEDKMYLPKEKRITIW, encoded by the coding sequence ATGAAACACGCAGTTCTCCTTTTTGTAACGCTTTTTACCATGGTCTCCTGTACAAGACCTGCGACTCCCGACAAAAAATTTGTGGAAATCACGGGAGTCGACTTTTCCTTAAAGCCCGGTGATAATTTTTATAAATATGCAAATGGCAAATGGTACGATTCCGTAACGATACCGGCTTCTCAGGCAGGAGTTGGCGCCTATATGTTTATGAATTATCCACAACGCATGCGGTTACAAGGAATATTAGACAGCGTTTCACGCGGGCAACATCAGGAAGGAAGCATCGAACAAAAAGTAGGAGACTTTTACGCTGCCGGAATGGATACTGCAACCATTAATAAGCGCGGTTTCGAACCTATTAAACCTACGCTTTCAACTATTGAAGCCATTCGTGATGTACCATCTTTGATGGATTTTGTGGCCAATCAAATGAAAGTTGATAATGGTTTTATAATGGCATTTGGAGTCGGTCCCGACGATAAAAACAGCAATATGAATATTGCACATGCTTCTCAAACAGGTCTCGGTTTACCCGACCGCGATTATTATTTTAAAACAGATGAATCAACGGTTGCTATTCAGAATGCCTATAAAAAATATCTTTCCACCTTGTTTCAGCTTACTGGTAGCAATCAGGTAGAAGCTAAAAAAGATGCGGATATTGTGTACGATATTGATAAACAACTTGCAGCTTCTCACCGCACAAGAGTAGAGCGCCGTGATGTGATTGCAAATTACAATATGATGGCTGTAAAAGATCTTGATAAAACACAACCCAACATCGGCTGGGCGCGTTTTCTTGAAAATTTAGGCGCTGAAACCGATTCTATTGATATTGGTCAACCGGCCTATTATGTAAAATTAAACGACCTCTTAAAGTCTATTCCTATCAACCACTGGAAATTATATTTACGGGCAAATGCCATTGCAGGATATTCTGCTAATTTAAGTCAACCTTTTGTAGATGCGGCTTTTGACTTTAGTAAAGTATTATCTGGTCAGGCGGTTCAAAAATCTCGTGGCGAAATCATGGCAAGCGCTGTTGATAATTACCTGGGCGAAGCTTTAGGACAATTGTATGTGAAGAAATATTTTCCGGAATCTGCCAAAAAAAGAATGTTAGATCTTGTTAATAATGTTCAAAAGGCTTATGCGGTAAGAATTGATAATCTGGACTGGATGAGCGCCAGCACCAAACAGAAGGCAAAAGAAAAACTCTTCGCGATGACTAAAAAAATTGGTTATCCCGATAAATGGAAAGATTACAGTAATGTGCGTATCGGCAGAGATTCTTATTTTGAAAATTTAGTTTCAGCGTCTGCAGCTGGTTACCAACGTGAACTTGCAAAATTGGGTAAACCGGTCGACCATTCCGAGTGGTTCACAACCCCCTCAACCGTTACTGCCTACAACAATCCGTCGGCAAATGAGATTGTATTTCCAGCCGGAATACTGCAATCGCCCTATTTTGATAACGATGCAGATGACGCCCTAAATTATGGCGGAATCGGAATGGTAATCGGACATGAAATAACCCATACATTTGATGACCAAGGTGCCCAATATGATAAAGATGGCAATGTTAAAAACTGGTGGACAAAAGACGATTATGCCCAGTTTAAATCAAGAATTCAGCAAGTAATAGATCAATACAGCACATTTACCGTGCTGGATGGTTTACATGTTAAAGGTGATATGACGGTGGGCGAAAATACAGCAGATATCGCAGGAATTGCTGTTGCTTACGACGCTTTTAAAATGACAAAGGAAGGACAGGATTCTACGAAAGTGGGCAATTTTACGCCAGATCAACGCTTTTTCCTTTCTATTGCCAGAATTTGGAAAGTGAAGATGAAAGATGAATTTCTTCGGTTGTGGATCAATAATAATCCGCATTCTCCACCGATCTGGCGGGTGAATGGCCCACTCATGAACACCACTCCTTTTTATAAAGCGTTTGATGTAAAAGCTGAGGACAAAATGTATTTGCCAAAAGAGAAGCGAATAACGATCTGGTAA
- a CDS encoding Dph6-related ATP pyrophosphatase, translating to MKRAVFNWSGGKDSALALQKVLEEKEFEVIALLTTMNEETQKSSMHSIPLEILERQAESIGIPLYAVTSSTMLKNYEEKMAEAVTHFKEQGVKHFIFGDIFLSDVKAYRESKLQPLRIEVVEPLWEKTSQEVIDDFLGSGIQSKIIVTQADLLDETFIGKDLDQNLINSFPKNIDVCGENGEYHTLSYAGGLFKKEVKFSISETTKTSFDFTLDTGEKKTFEYWQAVLTV from the coding sequence ATGAAAAGAGCAGTTTTCAACTGGAGTGGCGGAAAAGATTCTGCTTTAGCACTTCAGAAAGTTCTGGAAGAAAAAGAATTTGAAGTCATTGCATTACTGACAACTATGAATGAAGAAACTCAAAAATCTTCGATGCATTCTATTCCTTTGGAAATATTAGAAAGACAGGCCGAAAGTATTGGCATCCCTTTGTACGCGGTCACATCTTCTACAATGTTGAAAAATTACGAGGAGAAAATGGCAGAAGCAGTCACTCATTTTAAAGAACAAGGCGTGAAGCATTTTATTTTTGGTGATATCTTTTTATCAGACGTCAAAGCATATCGGGAAAGCAAACTTCAGCCTTTAAGAATTGAAGTTGTAGAACCACTTTGGGAAAAAACATCGCAGGAAGTAATCGACGATTTTTTAGGATCCGGAATTCAATCAAAAATCATTGTTACTCAAGCCGATCTATTAGATGAAACATTTATTGGAAAAGATTTAGACCAAAATTTAATCAACTCATTTCCGAAGAATATCGATGTTTGCGGAGAAAATGGGGAGTATCACACATTATCTTATGCCGGCGGCTTATTTAAGAAGGAAGTTAAGTTTTCAATTTCGGAAACGACTAAAACTTCATTTGATTTTACGTTAGATACAGGAGAAAAAAAGACTTTTGAATATTGGCAGGCTGTACTGACAGTTTAA
- a CDS encoding MAE_28990/MAE_18760 family HEPN-like nuclease has translation MNKILSEFQIEMDLLKYYIDFQNRSYKNQSKIEKHNPDTVLKTLTISKIKQFDFSSHIISIYGAYEHFIEQLISKYLENICAITTTYNSLPEEIQKNNLNKTLEILKQLDYRKNKNLRPEKLVEILHNNINENSPVLNIEAFLNHSANFRISVIDNYFTEIGIKNFSSLVRQYEPLKSYLENNVSDFSSKKNTIVFQIVEHICDLRNDIAHGVINVQLINKTILFDYIDFMKIFSKSLFELINCSYLSKIYELNNNDIEVISIFNKEILCFNTKGRIIDKKTKILVKSDNHFPSIFYTNILNIQHNKTSILNTIENENVDIGIKVDKKIKDTMKFKVC, from the coding sequence ATGAATAAAATATTAAGTGAATTTCAAATAGAAATGGATTTGCTTAAGTATTACATAGATTTTCAAAATAGAAGTTATAAAAATCAATCAAAAATTGAAAAACATAACCCAGACACTGTTCTGAAAACTTTGACAATTTCAAAAATTAAGCAGTTTGATTTTAGCTCTCATATTATTTCTATATATGGAGCATATGAACATTTTATTGAGCAATTAATATCTAAATATTTAGAAAACATTTGCGCAATAACAACAACCTATAATTCTTTGCCTGAAGAAATACAGAAAAACAATTTAAATAAAACATTAGAAATATTAAAACAACTAGATTATAGAAAGAATAAAAATTTAAGACCAGAGAAATTAGTTGAAATCTTACACAATAACATAAACGAAAACTCTCCTGTCCTTAATATTGAAGCCTTTCTAAATCATAGTGCTAATTTTAGGATATCAGTAATTGACAACTATTTTACAGAAATTGGAATTAAAAACTTTTCAAGTTTAGTCAGACAATATGAACCCTTAAAATCTTATTTAGAAAATAATGTTTCAGATTTTTCATCAAAAAAGAATACCATTGTATTTCAAATTGTTGAACATATTTGTGATTTAAGAAATGATATAGCACATGGCGTAATTAATGTTCAGCTGATAAATAAGACTATACTATTTGACTATATTGATTTTATGAAAATCTTTTCTAAATCGTTATTTGAATTAATAAATTGTAGTTATTTGTCTAAAATTTACGAGCTTAACAATAACGATATTGAGGTTATTAGTATTTTTAATAAAGAGATCTTATGTTTTAATACAAAAGGAAGAATAATAGACAAAAAAACTAAAATATTAGTTAAATCTGACAATCACTTTCCAAGCATATTTTACACTAATATTTTGAATATTCAACATAACAAAACCAGCATATTAAATACAATCGAAAATGAAAATGTTGATATTGGTATTAAAGTAGACAAAAAAATTAAAGATACAATGAAGTTCAAAGTATGCTAA
- a CDS encoding DUF262 domain-containing protein gives MNNQLYENEKVELFQQDNENEIKLTNDEINEKYKKGEVRIITEQARYPLNTIVTMVNSDDYILNPEFQRRHRWDATRKSKLIESFIMNVPIPPIFLYESEYSVYEVMDGLQRLTAISQFYEDRFALQDLAEWKELNGLKYSELPDQIRKGIDRRYISSIILLQETAKSETEANRLKQLVFERINSGGEKLKAQEIRNALFPGGLNNLTIVLSRNKYFCRLWDIPEPDETELTTGQPRQQVIEDKYFKDMSDAELVLRFFAYRQIDQWQGNTMEFFLDEFLKKGNEQFNDDVLDNLKKTFNETVEFAYNLFEEKAFWLHRNREEKWFHYERPTKILYDPLMQVLANNLDSKEKILTKKQEIISGLENFHKTEYDAFKGRDTNKTKVIDRIEILNEYINSFINE, from the coding sequence ATGAATAACCAATTATACGAAAATGAAAAAGTTGAATTATTTCAACAAGATAATGAAAATGAAATTAAGTTGACGAACGACGAAATCAACGAAAAGTATAAAAAAGGCGAAGTAAGGATTATTACTGAACAAGCTCGTTATCCACTAAATACAATTGTCACTATGGTAAATAGCGATGATTATATTCTTAATCCAGAATTTCAAAGACGACATAGATGGGATGCTACAAGAAAATCAAAATTAATTGAATCATTTATTATGAATGTTCCTATTCCCCCAATTTTTCTATATGAAAGTGAATATTCAGTTTATGAAGTAATGGACGGACTTCAAAGATTAACTGCAATTTCGCAATTCTATGAAGATAGATTTGCTTTACAAGATTTAGCAGAATGGAAGGAATTAAATGGTTTAAAATACTCTGAATTACCAGATCAAATAAGAAAAGGTATTGATAGAAGATATATTTCTTCAATAATTTTATTACAAGAAACCGCTAAATCGGAAACAGAAGCTAATAGATTAAAGCAATTGGTTTTTGAAAGAATAAATAGTGGTGGTGAAAAATTAAAAGCTCAAGAAATTAGAAATGCTTTATTTCCTGGTGGTCTTAACAATTTAACAATAGTTCTATCACGAAACAAATATTTTTGCAGACTATGGGATATTCCAGAACCTGATGAAACAGAATTAACAACAGGTCAACCTCGCCAACAAGTAATTGAAGATAAGTATTTTAAAGATATGTCTGATGCAGAACTTGTACTGAGATTTTTTGCCTATAGACAAATTGATCAATGGCAAGGAAATACAATGGAGTTCTTTTTAGATGAATTTCTTAAAAAGGGTAATGAACAATTTAATGATGACGTTTTAGATAACTTGAAAAAAACATTTAATGAAACTGTAGAATTTGCCTACAATTTATTTGAAGAGAAAGCTTTTTGGCTTCATAGAAATAGAGAAGAAAAATGGTTTCACTATGAAAGACCTACAAAAATTTTGTACGACCCACTTATGCAAGTTTTAGCAAACAACCTTGATAGTAAGGAAAAAATATTGACTAAAAAGCAAGAAATTATATCTGGTTTAGAAAATTTTCACAAAACGGAATACGATGCATTCAAAGGACGTGATACTAATAAAACAAAAGTCATAGATAGAATTGAAATACTCAATGAATATATAAACTCCTTCATCAATGAATAA
- the mnmA gene encoding tRNA 2-thiouridine(34) synthase MnmA, which yields MKIVVGLSGGVDSSVAAYLLQKQGHEVVALFMRNWNDASVTLEDECPWIEDSNDALMVAQKLGIPYQVIDMSELYKEKIVDYMFEEYKKGRTPNPDVLCNREVKFDVFMKTALSLGAEKVATGHYAQVNSTFDENGKEIFHLLAGADNNKDQSYFLCQLNQDQLSKSLFPIGELTKPEVREIAREMGLVTADKKDSQGLCFIGKVSLPTFLQQQLEPKEGEIVEIFNDFTGFHQETPEFSSKLEELEFLSQKLNYEKSDGKVIGKHQGAHYFTVGQSKGLGIGGHKESCFLISRDIEKNIVFVGEGRNFPGLFRSALKIENSEVHWIREDLRLQNGESMKVKARIRYRQTLEEATLYQFEEGFFIEFENPQSAIAEGQFAAWYLEDELVGSGVIS from the coding sequence ATGAAAATTGTAGTTGGACTTTCTGGAGGTGTAGATTCCAGTGTTGCAGCCTATTTGCTGCAAAAACAAGGTCATGAAGTGGTGGCGCTTTTTATGCGAAACTGGAATGATGCGTCGGTAACTTTGGAGGATGAATGTCCCTGGATTGAGGACAGTAATGATGCTTTGATGGTGGCGCAAAAACTGGGAATCCCTTATCAGGTCATTGATATGAGTGAACTGTATAAGGAGAAAATCGTAGATTATATGTTCGAGGAATATAAAAAAGGCCGAACGCCGAATCCTGATGTTTTGTGTAACCGTGAAGTGAAGTTTGACGTGTTCATGAAAACAGCCTTATCGCTTGGTGCTGAGAAAGTTGCAACAGGACATTACGCACAGGTGAACTCTACTTTTGATGAAAATGGAAAAGAGATTTTTCACCTTTTAGCGGGAGCAGATAACAATAAAGATCAGTCGTATTTCCTTTGTCAGTTGAATCAGGATCAGTTGTCGAAATCGTTGTTTCCGATTGGGGAATTGACGAAACCTGAAGTTCGGGAAATCGCCCGGGAAATGGGTTTGGTGACGGCAGATAAAAAAGATTCGCAGGGTTTATGTTTCATCGGGAAAGTGAGTTTACCGACTTTTCTGCAACAACAACTGGAACCGAAAGAAGGCGAAATTGTAGAAATTTTTAATGATTTCACTGGTTTTCATCAAGAAACGCCTGAGTTTTCTTCAAAATTAGAAGAATTGGAATTCCTGTCTCAGAAACTCAACTACGAAAAATCGGACGGAAAAGTAATTGGCAAACATCAGGGTGCACATTATTTTACGGTGGGTCAAAGTAAAGGTTTGGGAATTGGCGGACATAAAGAATCCTGCTTTTTGATTTCCAGAGATATTGAAAAAAACATTGTTTTTGTAGGCGAAGGAAGAAATTTCCCGGGACTTTTCAGAAGCGCTTTAAAAATAGAAAACTCAGAAGTTCACTGGATTCGTGAAGATTTGCGTTTGCAAAATGGCGAATCGATGAAAGTAAAAGCCAGAATCCGATACCGACAAACTTTGGAAGAAGCGACGCTTTACCAATTTGAAGAAGGTTTCTTTATCGAGTTTGAAAACCCACAATCTGCGATTGCAGAAGGACAGTTTGCTGCCTGGTATCTGGAGGATGAGTTGGTGGGAAGTGGCGTGATTTCGTAA
- a CDS encoding DUF5694 domain-containing protein, translated as MILKKLIVSFLVIQSIINWAQIKDPASFFPEKKTKVLVVGTFHFDYPNLDVTKVLDADKIHVLTEPKKSEVTALINYIKKFKPTKIGIEAYPSWNAKQKLDQYKAGKLRNVRDERYQIGFRLAAELKLDTIYSIDAASMDEDLTNIDSVYTKKLFEDFDFKSEDPLSKNVSDWFAYENSLVSKMTILDNFKRTNSRKYHQLGYGAYLVGDFKLDNNRGADILAIWWYNRNLRIFRKIQEMKSSPDDRLLILIGNGHASVLRQLLESSPEFEFIEFENLK; from the coding sequence ATGATTTTGAAAAAATTGATCGTATCATTCCTTGTCATTCAATCAATAATAAACTGGGCTCAAATCAAAGATCCAGCCTCATTTTTTCCCGAAAAAAAAACGAAGGTTTTGGTGGTCGGTACTTTTCACTTTGATTATCCGAATTTAGATGTAACTAAGGTTTTAGATGCGGATAAAATTCACGTTTTGACCGAACCAAAAAAATCGGAAGTCACAGCATTGATCAACTATATTAAAAAGTTTAAACCCACGAAAATCGGCATTGAAGCTTACCCGAGTTGGAATGCAAAACAAAAATTAGATCAATATAAAGCGGGTAAACTAAGAAATGTACGAGATGAACGATACCAAATAGGTTTTCGATTGGCTGCAGAACTAAAATTAGATACCATTTACAGTATAGATGCGGCATCGATGGATGAAGATTTGACCAATATTGATTCAGTTTACACCAAAAAGTTATTCGAAGATTTTGATTTTAAAAGTGAGGATCCCTTATCAAAAAACGTGTCAGATTGGTTTGCTTATGAAAACAGTTTGGTCTCTAAAATGACGATTTTAGATAATTTTAAAAGAACCAACTCCCGCAAATATCATCAGTTAGGTTATGGAGCATACTTAGTTGGGGATTTTAAATTAGACAATAATCGGGGTGCAGATATACTGGCAATTTGGTGGTATAATAGAAATCTTCGGATTTTTAGAAAAATTCAGGAGATGAAATCGTCTCCGGATGACCGATTATTAATTTTGATCGGCAATGGTCATGCTTCAGTGTTACGCCAACTTTTAGAAAGTTCACCAGAATTTGAGTTTATTGAGTTTGAGAATTTAAAGTAA